Below is a genomic region from Rana temporaria chromosome 3, aRanTem1.1, whole genome shotgun sequence.
aatggcgtgatgtggtcacgacgaccaacacccgtgagtagcctcgcagcggcattctgaataagctgtaatttgtgcatgatgttattaggtaaacccaggtacaaagcattacaataatctaatcgacttccgataatggcattgaccatggagatcttatgcgattcttcaatgaagcgaaaagtcgacctcaggagtttcaagtggaagtgacaagaactcaccacctggtttacctgcggtcgtagcgtcaatctctcgtccaagatgattcccaaatccctgacctgggtgactggcactgggaccgatgaaaatggtagTAAAGAGCCCATATCACCTTGCCCATTCAGCGCAAGGTCAAAAAGGTCAATTTAAAGCCCCCCCTGACTATCTCACACTCACTGTATACATCAGACCTACGATATTTCTCCATCCATGGCTGCCAAAACAAAATACCAGGTGCTCCTGGATATGGGGAGCATGTTACATTCTCCCATGACGCATTTCTCAGGTCTAGTGGCCAAACATAAAACCCAAGCACTGTCACATAGAGGTGACATCATTGCTCCCACTAAGGTCCGACACCAGCCAAAGACAGGTCTTTTACAGCGATTGTAGCAAAGGACAAAAGAAAAGCAGACAACTGTGAAGATAAGTATATATCGTTTAGAGGGTGAGCAAGGTGAAAGGGTCTCTTTAGTTCCATAAGTTATAAGTATACCATATTTTATGCAACGACGGTCCTAAGAATCTGCTATCCTCCATGTTCTTATAAAATACCTTTATGTAGAACTATGTCACAAACTTTACCTGTCCAGACTGTCCGGCACTACTGCTGGGTTTCTGAAAGGAAGAGAGATGACATCAGTCTAAGAATCAGTTATGGGCCTCAAAATTACTGGAAACAATTCTCAGTTCACCTGCAGTCCACCATAGAGGTGATTTAGAGCTTCATAAGCACCGTTGTAGTTGCAGTTATTGATATAGACATCGTTCAATATTCCACAGGTACCTCCGTAGCTGTCGGTaggctggagggaaaaaaaaaatattcagagtTCAAAAGTTCcaatttaaagtggctgtaaacctttTACATGAAAAATTAACAAACCATATCTTTCTATAATGTGTCCTCTCCTCAATTCAAAGCACCTAGAGCAGGGGTTGTCAAACATTCTAAACAGTggtccagtttactgtcctttggactttaggggggccggatccTGGCCATTGGCAATAGAGAAGGTCCcgacatcagtgggaggaattgtgccctatcattggcgTAATtaggccctattgttggtatcaatgggaggaattgtgccgcaTCATTGGcgtaattgggaggaattgtgccccattgctggtctcAGTGGAggaaaataatgccccattgttggtatcaatggatgAAACAGTGCCCCAAAGGCCGCATAAAAGCAAGCAGTTTTTATAGCTCTGAAATATCCCatggtgctgtacagagaacactgagccattcATCTCAGTCTTTGCTCCTAACAAAACAGGGGGCATGTCCTATAGATGGGTAATTGGACTGAGAAGCTTGGGAATATAAGGTAATCAGGTGTGACTCACCATCCCGTGTTCAGCAGCCACATTGTATACAGTTTTTATAGATGCAGAGCTTATATACCCTGTGTAGAACTCCTGCAGCTTCTTGGCCACCCCTGTGAGCAACAGAAAATAGAAAATCAGCCCTGGAACACAGTTCACATTATACAACACCtcataatttaaaacaaaaaatgcaacctTTACACCAAATCAATATCCTATTTCTGTATCAATATGAATTTAAATATGATATAAAACATTGTTATTACATACTCAATAAACCAACATAGATAAtgattagacatgtgcgatttgtTTTATTACGAATcaaaagtcagatttttttttttatttggatctATTGGAATCTCTGAATCACAATAGTAACGCATTTCAACAAAACCAAAATAAatgataacaaaagcaacaaattTATATGTCTTCATTTGTTTCATTTGGATGACATGATGCGATAGTTTGAGACGTATTAATGTTTAAAGTATCCGAAATAACATAATGACATAACCAATGATCCGGCAGGTGGGGTTGAATGGGAGCCGTTTTCCCAGCGATCGCCCCTGGGGGAAGAGAGCGCAGAAGAAGAGAATTGCTGGTGTCTTGACGATCTAGttcccctatcgatatggttccctgctTGACTACGCCGGCGCAGACGAAGCCtgtggaaatctccgaacctcgggcgGCATCCAGGTTCATtgcttaacatccctgtggattggaggatgttaaaaaaagagccaagaggccgagcgagcgcagcgagccgtccgagcgaagcgaggacgtgaggccgactggccacttacagcaaATTCCATGTCGCCCTGGACCTCTTGCTACAGCTGATCAGTTTCGGTGATTTCTGTTggctcggattgcgcctgcgcagtcaagaggggaaccatatcgataggaggaaccatattggcagatcaccggcccGATCACAGAGCGGGGATAGCCTGCCGTAACagcttacattagaattgctgtctgcttgatgtcacacacagccccgcctacTAATTCGACGCCTGTGACAGACAGAATGCCGGTTTAATGCTGGGATGTGTTCTGTCTGTGACAGGCATCGAGTCAGGAGGCGGGCTGTGTGTGACGTCAAGTGGACGGCAATTCTAATGTAAGCTGTTACAGCGGGCTATCCCCGCTCTGTCATCTGGTCTGCAattctcttcctccatgctctcttCCCCTGTTATGATCCGGCCgccctctctcttcctttgcacAGGTCACACTGCAATCATGGAcataggtgaggctgcaatggtgggcacatgtgaggctgcaatggtgggcacatgtgacgctgcaatggtgggcacaggtcactctgcaatggtgggcacaggtcacgctgcaatggtgggcacaggtcacgctgcaatgttgggcacaggtcacgctgcaatggtgggcacaggtcacgctgcaatggtgggcacaagtgaggctgcattgatgggcacaggtcacacctgcaatgatgggcacagacgaggctgcaatggtgggcacaggtcacgctgcaatgatgggcacaggtgaggctgtattggtggGTACAGGTCaaactgcaatgatgggcacagatcttTCTAATGTATATGTTTGACCTTAACGGCTAGGTTCACCTTTATGAGTGCTGCAACATTGAACATGGGAATGTGGCTACCAGCATAGGAACTTTGGTGGCTCCTTTAATGCTATGAGGGTGAAGAGCTGTCATATAACAGACGAGGCACCTTTAGGGCCCACTATGCAACACAATTTCTTAACTGCTAAAATCACAATTGTACAAAATACAACATAAGAGCCTATGAaaccaaaagaaatctatatatataaaactcaacgtgtgtgtgtgtatgtatgttccagcatcacgtccaaacggctaaagatattaacatgaaacttggcacacatgttacttatatgtcagcaacaaacataggataggtggtttaacccttacccacccccattggCCATGggcggggtttttctttaaagtcccattcaactctatgggaaatacatgttacttcatgttccagcatcacgtccaaacggctaaagatattaacatgaaacttggcacacatgttacttatatgtcagaaacaaacataggataggtggtttaacccttacccacccccatttgccatggtcggggttttcctttaaagtcccattcaactctatgggaaatacatgttacttcataacttccaaacggctgtagatatttcgataacacttggtcacatgttacttatatgtccacttaaactataggatagttaatttatcccttaaagcggtcctccaccctaaagtggagtcccgctgatcggaaccctccccccctccggtgtcacatttgacacctttcaggggggaggggggtgcagacacctgtctaaagacaggtatttgcacccacttccggccacacgctacgggcgaaagacgggcattccgtcacatcccgtctgtcgcccgttgtgtgctgggaacactcggctcccagcacacagcgtgtgagccaatcggcgggcgcagcgcgactcgcgcatgcgccgtagggaaccgggcagtgaagccgcagcgcttcacttcctggttccctcaccgtggatggaggggggagcagcagggtgacgagcgatcggctcatcctctgctgcgatcaccgctggactccaggacaggtaagtgtccttatattaaaagtcagcagctgcagtatttgtagctgctagcttttaatatattgttttagtggcacatccgctttaactacccccatttgtgagggtcagggtttttgtttaaagtcccatgcaaatcaatgggaaatgtatgttcccacataacttctgtacgcctggagatatttcaataatactgtacctggtacacatattacttatatgccaaataaaaatatatgacagttaaattaacccttacctacactcttatataaaagatgggtatatttatattactatgattttcctccccaaaaggttaagataggaagacagggcaacgccgggtattcagctaataaataaaataaaaccaaagaacataaataataaaatcacCTTGTATGAGGACACTGTCTTTTGTTCCAGAAAAGATGAAGACACGTCCACGGCCCAGGTTAGACAATGGGTCAATGAATCCTGTGTTTGCAGCGGTTTGTGTATACGTTCTTATTGCAAGAAGACCGATGGCAGAAGGGATTTTCATACATGTGGTGGAGGCTGTTAATGCGTTTCCCAACGCACAATAATAGGGACCTATAAGTACATAGAACAGACAAACCTGTGACTTCTCTACCATCTCTCATCTCCTGAAattctctgcactgctggaggactcttctGCTTCCTCTgtctaactctcctctcctgaaatacactgcactgctggaggactctgcttcttcctctaactctcctctcctgaaatactctgcactattGGATGACTTTTTCCCTCCGCTGTCTAACTCACttttcctgaaatactctgcactgttgGAGGACTTTCTTCCTTCCACTAATCTGATCTTTTGCTTCAAATATGTTACATCTGGGCATACCATGAAGACCAACCAGCCTCTCACCAGCTGTTGGCTGTTATAATTACCTCCTGCAAAGATAGCGGCTCCTGTGACCTTTCCTGAGTGTGCCACGTGAAACTGATTGGCCATGTAGGCCCCGGAGGACAATCCAGAAACTGTCGCAGTGCTATCCAAATTGTAGctgcctataaaaaaaaaaaaagtaggataaTCAGCAATACATACTTTTTCAGAAAACAGTAATAGGCTTGATTTGATTGGCAGATAGAAATTGACCAGTAGTTTGTTGAGACTCTCCCTGTTCTCGCTGATGCAAAACTGTCCTGCCGCTAGCCAATTTCTTTTAAGAGATAAGGGACTGCAGTTGACATTGCATTATAAAACTGGCAAGCAGCTGGACATTTTTGATGAGGAAGAATTGGCCAAAGTGCACTACAGACAAAAAAATACCAGTAGGTGTTTTAATACAGGAATAAAGAGACCACAGAAGacgtagctcccaactgtccctgattttgagggactgtccctgatttggagcaatgtccctctgcccgcctcatttgtccctcattttggtctgatctatatagttgtatataaaatgtactttttatctttcaaaaagtgttttccagagctaaacttttcatctgatttaaaaaattgctgcatttgtaaattccaaatataaaggaatagtagtagtaaaaaaaagcactttttttttagtacaattgtcctttaagggggcgtgacaaggtttcctatgcctgcatacttttgctgataggtgtccctcattcccatatgaaaaagttgggaggtatgccgaaGACTCAGCAGTGTAAAATTGTCTGGCAGCAGGAAATTTTTAATGAACAAAGCTAGGCCCAAatgtgttaggctgcattcacacctaggcgtactgaatcgcggcgttttgtcccgcgaattgcgacggaaaatagcggcgttttgtaccgcgattcacggcgacaaaacgccgcgattgtgaatgcagcctcaccccctctatggagatggttcacatctcctatgccgaacgccgaaagacgcctgaaaaaaaggtccaggaccttttttcaggcggcaggcgtcaggcgtccggcgttcggcgtggagatgtgaaccatctccatagccgaccatgtaaaatcacccctccagcgtatgaggggcggctgcggcgtcgcgcttcaggcgtatatacgcctaggtgtgaatgcagccttcgagTCAAAGAGCACAGGCTGGGACTTT
It encodes:
- the LOC120932813 gene encoding uncharacterized protein LOC120932813, whose translation is MMGYILLLALIGLCSAQSRLGSYNLDSTATVSGLSSGAYMANQFHVAHSGKVTGAAIFAGGPYYCALGNALTASTTCMKIPSAIGLLAIRTYTQTAANTGFIDPLSNLGRGRVFIFSGTKDSVLIQGVAKKLQEFYTGYISSASIKTVYNVAAEHGMPTDSYGGTCGILNDVYINNCNYNGAYEALNHLYGGLQKPSSSAGQSGQLILFDQSEFFNLAPAITYGMDSAGYIYVPSACASGTRCRLHIAFHGCLQGREKVGDTFARYAGYNQVADLNNFIILYPQARTILTNPNGCWDWWGYTGIAYATNDSFQITGVDRMMRRTQGLY